The DNA segment CTCGTCCCAGTTGTGGGCGATGATCACGTCTTCGTCCGAGTCGGTGACCTGGCTCGCATCCCAGCGGGGCAGGGCGGCCGGCACCGGGATGCGTGGCAGTTGTTCGAGGATATCGGCGGCGGCGGAACGGGCGTAGACGAAGCATTCGAGCAACGAGTTGCTGGCCATGCGGTTGGCGCCGTGCAGGCCGGTGAAACTGGTCTCGCCAATCGCGTACAGGCCGGGGACATCGGTGCGGCCTTGCTGGTCGACCATCACGCCGCCGCAGGTGTAGTGCGCCGCCGGCACCACCGGGATCGGCCCTTGGGTGATATCAATATTGAAGGCCAGGCAGCGCTCGTAGACCGTCGGGAAATGGGTCTTGATGAAGTCGGCGGGCTTGTGGCTGATGTCCAGGTAGACGCAGTCGATGCCCAGGCGCTTCATCTCGTGGTCGATGGCGCGAGCCACGATGTCCCGTGGCGCCAGTTCGGCCCGTGGGTCAAAGCGCTGCATGAAACGTTCGCCATTGGGCAGTTTGAGGTGCGCACCTTCCCCCCTGAGGGCTTCGGTGATGAGGAAGCTCTTGGCCTGGGGGTGATATAGGCAGGTGGGGTGGAACTGGTTGAATTCCAGGTTCGCCACCCGGCAGCCCGAGCGCCAGGCCATGGCGATGCCGTCCCCGCAGGCGCCATCGGGGTTGCTGGTGTAGAGGTAGACTTTGGCGGCGCCCCCTGAGGCCAGGATGGTGAAGCGCGCGCCGTAGGTATCCACTTCGCCGCTGGCGCGGTTGAGCACGTAGGCGCCGAGGCAGCGTTCACCCGCCAGGCCCAGGCGTTTCTCGGTGATCAGGTCGACGGCGACTCGTTGCTCGAGCAGTTCGATATTCGGCCGCTGCCGGGCCTGGGCGAGCAGGGTCTTGAAGATCGCGGCGCCGGTGGCGTCGGCGGCATGGATGATGCGCCGGTGGCTGTGGCCGCCTTCACGGGTCAGGTGAAACTCGAAACCGCCGTCGTCACTGCCGGCATGCTCATCGCGGGTAAAGGGTACGCCCTGGTCGATCAGCCACTGAATGGCTTCGCGACTGTGCTCGACGGTGAAGCGCACCGCGTCTTCATTGCACAGGCCGCCGCCGGCGTTGAGGGTGTCTTCAACGTGGGATTGCACCGTGTCGGTGTCATCCAGCACGGCGGCAACCCCGCCCTGGGCCCAGAACGTCGAACCGTTAGCCAGGTCGCCCTTGCTCAGGACGGCTATGCGCAGATGGCTCGGTAGAGTCAGAGCAAGGCTCAGGCCTGCGGCGCCGCTACCAATCACCAGGACATCGTGTTGAAACTGTTGGCTCATTTATGGGATTCCGCAAAAAGCGATCCGTAGGGGTGGCGCAAACAGGACGCCTGGATCGGCGAATCAAAGGGTCACACGGCCCACTAGTATATAGAGGGGGGGATCGGCACAATAGCCGGGCATTCGTGGCATTGTGAGACTACGGTGAACGAACTGCACGGTTTGATGAGGCGGTCCGGCGTCGAGGTGGGAACTTTTGTATCCACTCCGACTCCATAACAGGATGCCCGAAAGCTGGGAAAACGTTGGTTTTACTGATTGGCCTGGAGCATGGGAGCGTCAGAAAACCGGCGACAAGATTATTCACGCAGCCGGCTATGCCCGCGCTGCGTTTTTCGTGTGTGCCAAAACAGAGCCCACCGGAAACTTGCTTGAAGGGGGAGAACTTTTGCGAAAAGTCCTAGTCTATGTTTGCAAGCCTGATCGTTTAGTTATGCAAGCCTCCTTCAAGTACAACGAGGAGTGTTCATGCTAACCCAGGAAGAGGATCAGCAGCTGGTCGAGCGCGTTCAGCGCGGTGACAAGCGTGCATTTGATCTGCTAGTGCTGAAATACCAGCACAAAATTCTCGGGTTGATCGTGCGGTTTGTGCACGACACCCATGAAGCGCAGGACGTTGCACAGGAAGCCTTTATCAAGGCCTACCGTGCACTCGGTAATTTTCGCGGTGACAGTGCGTTCTACACGTGGCTGTACCGCATCGCCATCAACACGGCGAAGAACTATCTGGTGTCTCGCGGACGCCGCCCACCCGATAGTGATGTGAGTTCGGAAGATGCAGAATTTTACGATGGTGATCACGGCCTCAAGGATCTCGAGTCGCCGGAGCGTGCATTGCTGCGCGACGAGATCGAAGGCACTGTCCATCGCACTATTCAGCAACTGCCAGAAGATTTGCGTACGGCATTAACTTTACGTGAATTCGATGGTCTGAGTTACGAGGACATTGCGAGCGTCATGCAATGTCCGGTGGGGACCGTACGCTCCCGGATTTTCCGGGCTCGGGAAGCCATTGATAAAGCCTTGCAACCGTTGTTGCAGGAAAACTAAAGACAGCGGCGACAGCCAAGAGAGGAACCGCCATGAGTCGTGATGCCCTGCAGGAATCGCTGTCCGCAGTGATGGATAACGAAGCGGATGAACTGGAACTTCGTCGAGTGCTCAATGCATTTGATGATGCCGAAACCCGTGATACCTGGTCTCGTTACCAAGTCGCTCGGGCGGTGATGCACAAAGATCTGTTAATCCCTCGTCTGGATATTGCTGCGGCCGTTTCTGCTGCGCTGGCCGATGAAGCCGTTCCGGCAAAAGCTGCTCGTGGTCCTTGGCGTAGCCTGGGTCGCCTGGCAGTTGCTGCCTCGGTGACGGTGGCCGTACTGGCTGGTGTGCGCCTGTACAACCAGGACGAGATCGCCGGTGCCGAACTGGCCCAGCAAACCCAGCAGCCGGTCATGGCCGGTCCGCAGGTCAAGGGTCCAGCTGTTCTGGCTGGCTACAAGGAAAGCTCCGACGCAACGGGTCCGATGGCCAATGGCGTGCTTCAAGGGCAATCCGGCTGGCAGGATCAGCGTCTGCCAGGCTATCTGCGCCAGCACGCTCAGGAATCGGCTGTAAAAGGCACTGAAAGCGCGCTGCCATACGCTCGCGCTGCAAGCCTGGAAAACCGCTAAACCGTTAAGGAGCCTTATGCGTGCCATACCGCTCCTTGCGCTTTTGCTCAGTGGCTGGTTTACAGTTCCCGCCCATGCCGATGAAGCCCAAGACTGGCTGAAGCGTCTTGGGCGGGCAGAGCAGCAGCAAAGCTACCAAGGTACATTTATCTACGAGCGTAACGGTAGTTTCTCTACCCATGACATCTGGCATCTAGTCCAGAATGGTCAGGTCCGCGAACGGATATTGCAGCTCGATGGATCAGCTCAGGAAGTCGTACGTGTCGATGGGCACACTCAATGTGTCAGCGGCAGCCTGGTAGCGGGTCTTGGTAACTCCCCGGGCGGTTCCGCCCATGTGCTTGATCCGCAAAAACTCAATTCTTTTTACACGCTTGCC comes from the Pseudomonas shahriarae genome and includes:
- the nadB gene encoding L-aspartate oxidase translates to MSQQFQHDVLVIGSGAAGLSLALTLPSHLRIAVLSKGDLANGSTFWAQGGVAAVLDDTDTVQSHVEDTLNAGGGLCNEDAVRFTVEHSREAIQWLIDQGVPFTRDEHAGSDDGGFEFHLTREGGHSHRRIIHAADATGAAIFKTLLAQARQRPNIELLEQRVAVDLITEKRLGLAGERCLGAYVLNRASGEVDTYGARFTILASGGAAKVYLYTSNPDGACGDGIAMAWRSGCRVANLEFNQFHPTCLYHPQAKSFLITEALRGEGAHLKLPNGERFMQRFDPRAELAPRDIVARAIDHEMKRLGIDCVYLDISHKPADFIKTHFPTVYERCLAFNIDITQGPIPVVPAAHYTCGGVMVDQQGRTDVPGLYAIGETSFTGLHGANRMASNSLLECFVYARSAAADILEQLPRIPVPAALPRWDASQVTDSDEDVIIAHNWDELRRFMWDYVGIVRTNKRLARAQHRVRLLLDEIDEFYSNYKVSRDLIELRNLAQVAELMIRSAMARKESRGLHYTLDYPEMLPEALDTILVPTTYGD
- the rpoE gene encoding RNA polymerase sigma factor RpoE; its protein translation is MLTQEEDQQLVERVQRGDKRAFDLLVLKYQHKILGLIVRFVHDTHEAQDVAQEAFIKAYRALGNFRGDSAFYTWLYRIAINTAKNYLVSRGRRPPDSDVSSEDAEFYDGDHGLKDLESPERALLRDEIEGTVHRTIQQLPEDLRTALTLREFDGLSYEDIASVMQCPVGTVRSRIFRAREAIDKALQPLLQEN
- a CDS encoding sigma-E factor negative regulatory protein, which gives rise to MSRDALQESLSAVMDNEADELELRRVLNAFDDAETRDTWSRYQVARAVMHKDLLIPRLDIAAAVSAALADEAVPAKAARGPWRSLGRLAVAASVTVAVLAGVRLYNQDEIAGAELAQQTQQPVMAGPQVKGPAVLAGYKESSDATGPMANGVLQGQSGWQDQRLPGYLRQHAQESAVKGTESALPYARAASLENR